Proteins found in one Paenibacillus wynnii genomic segment:
- a CDS encoding ribonuclease HII yields the protein MCKRFGEIIIGGEGKVSTVDMLLYEKECWEQSFRHIAGVDEVGRGCLFGDVVAAAVILPEGLIIEGVDDSKKLTAKKRDALFEIIMEQALAVGVGHVDSRVIDEINIKQASRLAMKKAIEGLNQMPDYMLVDAEKVDLPLPQRAIIKGDANSQSIAAASIVAKVTRDRLCEGLWHEWYPDYGIAIHKGYATKLHREQITTLGATPMHRRSFLGRIMAEQQTLF from the coding sequence ATGTGTAAGCGTTTTGGAGAAATTATAATTGGCGGTGAAGGTAAAGTGAGTACTGTTGATATGCTGTTATATGAAAAAGAGTGCTGGGAGCAGTCTTTTCGCCACATTGCTGGTGTAGATGAAGTCGGTCGGGGTTGTTTATTCGGTGATGTTGTGGCGGCGGCTGTTATTTTACCGGAGGGACTTATTATTGAAGGAGTAGACGATTCCAAAAAGTTGACTGCCAAGAAAAGAGATGCCTTATTTGAAATTATTATGGAGCAAGCTCTGGCAGTTGGCGTGGGGCATGTGGATTCTCGAGTAATCGATGAGATAAATATAAAACAGGCTTCCCGTTTGGCTATGAAAAAAGCAATTGAGGGCTTAAATCAGATGCCGGATTATATGCTGGTTGACGCCGAGAAGGTAGATTTGCCTCTCCCGCAGCGGGCTATTATTAAAGGGGATGCGAACAGCCAGTCGATTGCTGCTGCATCTATTGTGGCCAAAGTAACGAGAGACAGACTCTGTGAAGGCTTGTGGCATGAATGGTATCCGGATTACGGAATTGCGATACATAAGGGGTATGCGACCAAATTGCATAGGGAACAAATTACGACGCTAGGGGCGACACCGATGCATAGGCGCAGTTTTCTCGGGCGAATAATGGCTGAACAGCAGACCCTTTTTTAG
- the ylqF gene encoding ribosome biogenesis GTPase YlqF, translating into MAIQWFPGHMTKARRQIEAKLKLIDVAIELLDSRLPLSSRNPMIDDILRDKPRLIILNKADLADPEATRKWLAYFKAEGHVAHPVDASTGTGIKEIPEQVKLLLKEKIDRQIARGMNPRPSRALIVGIPNVGKSTLINKMAGRHIAAVGDRPGVTKGQQWIKTGGNLELLDTPGILWPKFEDQEVGYRLAATGAIKEEILNIEEIAFYAVKYLVKDYGSRFKERFGIEKLPEDLGNPDEIVAVLEAIGRKRGCLISGGRVDLEKASRTLLHELREGKLGRFTLETP; encoded by the coding sequence ATGGCCATACAATGGTTTCCTGGTCATATGACGAAGGCTAGACGGCAAATCGAGGCTAAGCTGAAGCTGATTGACGTTGCAATAGAACTGCTCGATTCACGTCTTCCTCTTTCCAGTCGCAATCCGATGATTGATGATATTTTGCGGGACAAGCCAAGGCTTATTATTCTGAACAAAGCCGATTTAGCGGATCCGGAAGCAACACGGAAGTGGTTGGCATACTTTAAGGCAGAAGGACATGTCGCACATCCTGTAGATGCTTCTACTGGAACGGGTATTAAAGAAATTCCGGAGCAGGTCAAGCTACTGCTAAAGGAAAAGATCGATCGGCAAATTGCCAGAGGTATGAACCCGAGGCCTTCCCGTGCACTTATCGTCGGTATCCCTAACGTAGGGAAGTCTACATTGATCAACAAAATGGCCGGAAGGCACATTGCTGCGGTCGGTGACCGCCCAGGTGTAACCAAAGGTCAACAATGGATCAAGACGGGTGGGAATTTGGAACTGCTGGATACCCCGGGTATTCTGTGGCCGAAGTTCGAGGATCAAGAGGTAGGTTACCGTCTGGCGGCAACGGGTGCCATCAAAGAGGAAATCCTCAATATTGAGGAAATTGCTTTTTATGCAGTGAAGTATCTGGTTAAGGATTACGGGTCCAGATTTAAAGAGCGTTTTGGAATTGAGAAGCTTCCTGAAGATTTGGGAAATCCGGATGAGATCGTAGCTGTTTTGGAAGCGATAGGTCGGAAACGTGGTTGTCTGATCAGTGGGGGACGGGTAGATCTTGAGAAAGCCTCCCGAACACTTTTACATGAGCTACGTGAAGGTAAGCTTGGCCGTTTTACGCTGGAGACTCCATAA
- the lepB gene encoding signal peptidase I → MQQDLPQGPGETGESSQQLPPKQKNEVLEWLKAIAIALVLVVLIRWLLFKPFIVDGPSMKPNFHTGERVIVNEILYDIRSPKKGEVIVFHVPSEGRDFIKRVIGVAGDKVKVEGDVVTVNGEPVNETYIQGVIDDAHKNNSLYNDKNFPNEKFTDGTVPEGHIFVMGDNRSDSTDSRMIGYVPLGDIVGRADLIFWPVKDIELINH, encoded by the coding sequence ATGCAGCAGGATTTGCCGCAGGGACCAGGGGAGACTGGAGAGTCTAGTCAGCAGCTTCCTCCCAAGCAGAAAAATGAAGTATTGGAATGGTTGAAGGCTATTGCGATTGCTTTAGTGCTTGTTGTTCTGATTCGCTGGCTTTTGTTCAAACCGTTTATTGTAGACGGGCCTTCCATGAAGCCTAATTTCCATACCGGAGAGCGGGTAATTGTGAACGAGATTTTATACGATATTAGATCTCCTAAAAAGGGTGAGGTTATCGTATTCCATGTGCCGTCAGAGGGCAGGGATTTCATTAAGCGTGTAATTGGTGTAGCTGGAGATAAGGTGAAAGTAGAAGGGGATGTCGTTACAGTTAACGGTGAACCGGTGAACGAAACTTATATCCAAGGTGTGATCGATGATGCGCATAAAAATAATTCTTTGTATAATGATAAGAACTTCCCTAACGAAAAATTCACGGACGGCACTGTGCCCGAAGGTCATATATTCGTAATGGGCGATAACCGCTCCGATAGTACAGACAGCCGGATGATCGGCTATGTACCTTTGGGTGATATAGTGGGACGGGCAGATTTAATATTCTGGCCTGTGAAAGATATTGAATTGATTAACCATTAA
- the rplS gene encoding 50S ribosomal protein L19 has protein sequence MNILQAITQEQLRKDLPNFRPGDTLKVHVKVIEGTRERIQLFEGVVIKRRGGGIGETFTVRKISYGVGVERTFPFNSPKIEKIEVARRGKVRRAKLYYLRELRGKAARIKEIRR, from the coding sequence ATGAATATCCTACAAGCTATTACGCAAGAGCAACTTCGCAAAGATCTCCCTAATTTTCGTCCGGGTGACACTTTGAAAGTACATGTAAAAGTTATCGAGGGAACTCGTGAGCGTATCCAGTTGTTCGAAGGCGTTGTAATCAAACGTCGCGGCGGTGGAATCGGTGAGACTTTTACAGTTCGTAAAATCTCTTACGGTGTTGGTGTGGAAAGAACTTTCCCATTCAACTCGCCTAAAATCGAAAAAATCGAAGTGGCTCGTCGTGGTAAAGTTCGTCGTGCGAAACTTTACTATCTTCGTGAACTACGCGGTAAAGCAGCAAGAATTAAAGAAATCCGTCGCTAG
- a CDS encoding DUF4097 family beta strand repeat-containing protein — translation MRQNYKPILAAVVLSMVLLAGCTQLPGKADTNLELIGENEVRLDLGAALQQDLGEAAASLEQTVEDSAIKLSEHIITKGISKKLSVAKEVGSSTVLSINNPVGTIEVKPASGNQIIVNTTIWFDNNSNHEADRQEIMDHAEVSIQLNGDKITASTHVKNNLKKDLWTWAQDKFDYSNFSIDYSIEVPESVDMYKITNNVGEVQLHDLQGTYHIVSNVGAVKISGATFNGKSTVESNTGSIHLDIADMKAKSSLKVKTDIGSISASLAKSLQCSLEIESELGVIKGAEDGKSEINGGGPLISLASSIGAITINN, via the coding sequence ATGAGACAAAATTATAAGCCGATACTTGCGGCAGTTGTGTTATCTATGGTACTGCTGGCGGGTTGTACACAGCTCCCCGGTAAAGCGGACACCAATCTGGAACTTATTGGAGAAAACGAGGTTCGTCTCGATCTTGGGGCTGCACTTCAGCAGGATCTAGGCGAAGCGGCAGCTAGCCTGGAGCAGACGGTAGAGGATTCTGCAATTAAATTATCTGAGCACATCATAACCAAGGGAATCAGCAAAAAGTTATCTGTAGCTAAGGAGGTCGGCTCCTCAACGGTTCTGAGCATCAATAATCCGGTTGGAACGATAGAGGTAAAGCCTGCATCAGGTAATCAGATCATTGTGAATACTACGATCTGGTTCGACAACAATTCCAATCATGAGGCTGACCGCCAGGAGATCATGGACCATGCAGAAGTCTCCATCCAGTTGAATGGAGACAAAATAACCGCTTCGACACATGTAAAGAACAATTTGAAAAAGGATTTGTGGACTTGGGCCCAAGATAAATTCGACTACTCCAATTTCAGTATAGATTATAGTATAGAAGTTCCCGAGAGCGTAGATATGTACAAAATCACTAATAATGTGGGTGAGGTACAACTTCATGATCTGCAAGGAACCTACCACATTGTCAGCAATGTAGGCGCCGTAAAAATATCAGGAGCAACGTTTAATGGAAAATCTACAGTAGAATCTAATACCGGAAGTATTCATCTGGATATTGCCGATATGAAGGCTAAGAGCAGCCTCAAAGTCAAAACAGATATTGGCAGCATATCCGCATCTCTAGCAAAATCACTTCAATGCAGCCTTGAAATTGAGAGTGAACTTGGAGTTATAAAAGGGGCGGAAGACGGTAAAAGTGAGATCAATGGCGGCGGACCCTTAATCTCATTAGCCTCCTCCATCGGTGCGATAACGATTAATAATTAA
- the trmD gene encoding tRNA (guanosine(37)-N1)-methyltransferase TrmD, with the protein MRIDVLTLFPEMCEGVFGTSILGKARDKGIVSLNAVNFRDFSGNKHNTVDDTPYGGGGGMVLKPDPIFAAVEHLLSPLPAEEVKPRIILMCPQGKTYTQKIAEELAQEQHLIFICGHYEGYDERIREHLVTDELSIGDYVLTGGELPAMTVIDSIVRLQPGALGNETSAVSDSFSTGLLEYPHYTRPAEFRGWKVPDMLLSGHHANIDVWRREQALQRTLERRPDLLETAELTPKDKQILERLKGSRS; encoded by the coding sequence ATAAGAATTGATGTGCTGACGCTGTTTCCTGAAATGTGTGAAGGCGTTTTTGGCACAAGTATTCTTGGCAAAGCCCGTGATAAAGGCATTGTATCGTTGAATGCTGTCAATTTTCGTGATTTTTCCGGCAATAAACATAATACGGTAGATGACACTCCCTATGGCGGAGGCGGAGGGATGGTTCTAAAGCCGGATCCGATTTTTGCGGCGGTGGAGCACCTGTTGTCCCCTTTACCGGCTGAAGAGGTTAAACCGCGTATTATCCTGATGTGTCCTCAAGGCAAGACTTATACTCAGAAAATAGCCGAGGAGCTGGCTCAAGAGCAGCACCTAATCTTTATTTGCGGGCATTATGAGGGGTATGACGAGCGAATTCGCGAGCATCTGGTAACAGACGAACTTTCCATTGGCGATTATGTACTTACCGGTGGCGAGCTCCCGGCTATGACCGTTATTGATTCCATTGTCCGTCTTCAGCCTGGAGCGTTAGGCAATGAGACGTCTGCAGTGTCTGATTCGTTCAGCACGGGACTGCTCGAATATCCGCATTATACGCGCCCAGCGGAGTTTCGTGGCTGGAAGGTGCCGGATATGCTGCTAAGCGGACATCATGCCAATATCGATGTGTGGCGGCGTGAGCAGGCGCTGCAGCGCACCTTAGAACGGCGACCTGATCTGTTGGAGACAGCAGAACTGACCCCGAAGGATAAACAGATTCTGGAGCGGTTAAAAGGCAGTAGATCCTAA
- the rimM gene encoding ribosome maturation factor RimM (Essential for efficient processing of 16S rRNA), producing MTEDLLTVGRLANTHGIRGEVKILSYSDFPDVRFAPGKKLLVVPENGSSFEVIVESAREHKGMFITKLKGYTDINQVEKYKGSLLKVPSSDLVELSDNEYYFHQIIGCAVYTDEPGAEPLGLITEILTPGANHVWVVKPSKGADILIPVIDEVVLDVDVQERRVTIHPMEGLLS from the coding sequence ATGACGGAAGATTTATTAACCGTAGGCAGACTGGCAAATACACACGGTATTCGCGGAGAAGTAAAAATATTGTCCTATTCTGATTTTCCCGATGTACGTTTTGCACCCGGCAAAAAGCTGTTGGTGGTTCCGGAGAACGGAAGTTCTTTTGAAGTAATAGTGGAATCCGCACGCGAACATAAAGGGATGTTTATTACCAAGCTTAAAGGATATACCGATATCAACCAGGTGGAGAAGTATAAAGGCAGCCTGTTAAAGGTGCCAAGCAGTGATTTGGTGGAGCTGTCAGATAACGAGTATTACTTCCACCAGATTATTGGGTGTGCGGTTTATACAGACGAGCCAGGCGCAGAGCCGTTGGGTTTGATCACTGAGATTTTGACACCGGGAGCCAATCATGTGTGGGTTGTCAAACCTTCTAAAGGGGCTGATATCCTTATTCCTGTTATTGATGAGGTCGTACTCGATGTAGATGTACAAGAACGGCGTGTAACGATTCATCCCATGGAAGGGCTGCTGTCATGA
- a CDS encoding KH domain-containing protein, which yields MEELVGVIAKALVDHPEDVTVRTVEKDHLIVYELSVHPDDVGKVIGKQGRIAKALRTVVTSAAVKSDKRVTVDILS from the coding sequence ATGGAAGAATTAGTTGGAGTTATTGCTAAGGCTTTAGTGGATCATCCAGAAGATGTGACCGTACGGACCGTTGAGAAGGATCACCTGATTGTATATGAACTGTCCGTACATCCTGATGATGTTGGAAAGGTCATCGGCAAGCAGGGCCGGATCGCCAAAGCGCTTCGTACCGTAGTTACATCAGCAGCAGTCAAAAGCGATAAACGTGTAACTGTAGATATTTTATCTTAA
- the rpsP gene encoding 30S ribosomal protein S16, translating to MAVRIRLKRMGAHKAPFYRVVVSDSRSPRDGRFIEEIGYYNPIEQPAVVKIDEEKALKWLQTGAQASDTVRNLLSKAGVMKKFHELRQQK from the coding sequence GTGGCAGTACGTATTCGTTTGAAACGCATGGGTGCACATAAAGCGCCATTTTATCGTGTAGTGGTTTCTGATTCCCGGTCCCCTCGTGACGGTCGTTTTATCGAGGAAATTGGTTATTATAATCCGATTGAACAACCGGCAGTAGTTAAGATCGATGAAGAGAAAGCTCTTAAATGGCTTCAAACAGGTGCACAAGCATCTGATACCGTTCGCAACTTGCTTTCCAAAGCAGGCGTGATGAAGAAGTTCCATGAGCTTAGACAACAGAAATAA
- the ffh gene encoding signal recognition particle protein, which produces MAFEGLSGRLQSVFSKLRGKGKVSEDDVNEAMREVRLALLEADVNFKVVKDFVSKVKEKSIGKEVMDSFTPGMVIIDIVNKELTELMGGSQAKLAKSNKPPTVIMMAGLQGAGKTTTSAKLAKLLQKGNHRPLLVAGDIYRPAAIKQLEVLGEQIKVPVFSLGDKTSPVEIAKQGLQYAKDNNLDYVIIDTAGRLHIDEDLMEELKQIHAVVNPDEVLLVVDAMTGQDAVNVADSFNKQLALTGVVLTKLDGDTRGGAALSVKAVTGCPIKFAALGEKIDALEPFHPERMASRILGMGDMLSLIEKAQFNIDADKAKEMERKMRNAEFTFDDFLEQMDQVKKLGPIDQILDMLPGMNKAKGMKDLKVDDKQMGRVEAIVHSMTKAEKTQPEIINHNRRKRIATGSGTSVAEVNRLIKQFDEMRKMMKQFSGMMGGGGGGKGAKNAMKQLKGMGGKGMKFPFR; this is translated from the coding sequence ATGGCGTTTGAAGGTTTAAGCGGAAGACTACAGAGTGTGTTCAGCAAACTACGCGGCAAAGGAAAAGTTTCTGAGGATGATGTTAACGAAGCTATGCGCGAAGTTAGGCTGGCCTTGCTGGAAGCAGACGTTAACTTCAAGGTAGTGAAGGATTTCGTATCCAAGGTGAAGGAGAAATCCATCGGCAAGGAAGTGATGGATAGCTTTACTCCCGGCATGGTCATTATCGATATCGTTAATAAAGAATTAACGGAACTGATGGGTGGCAGCCAAGCAAAGCTGGCGAAGTCAAACAAGCCGCCGACTGTTATTATGATGGCGGGTCTGCAGGGCGCCGGTAAGACGACAACCTCTGCTAAGCTTGCGAAGCTCTTGCAGAAAGGGAATCATCGGCCATTGCTTGTGGCAGGAGATATTTATCGTCCTGCTGCGATCAAGCAGCTGGAGGTTCTAGGAGAGCAGATTAAGGTTCCGGTATTCTCACTGGGGGATAAGACTAGTCCGGTAGAAATCGCCAAACAAGGTCTACAGTATGCGAAGGACAATAACTTAGATTATGTGATTATCGATACTGCAGGTCGACTGCATATAGATGAAGATCTCATGGAAGAACTCAAGCAGATTCACGCTGTAGTGAACCCTGATGAAGTCTTGCTGGTTGTGGATGCCATGACCGGTCAAGATGCTGTAAATGTGGCCGACAGCTTTAACAAACAGCTTGCCCTTACGGGTGTGGTATTAACCAAGCTGGATGGTGACACTCGAGGCGGTGCTGCTCTATCTGTTAAAGCCGTTACCGGCTGTCCGATCAAATTCGCTGCTCTTGGCGAGAAGATCGACGCTTTGGAGCCGTTCCATCCGGAACGTATGGCATCCCGGATCTTGGGTATGGGCGACATGCTGTCGCTGATCGAGAAAGCCCAGTTCAACATTGATGCTGACAAAGCCAAGGAAATGGAACGTAAGATGCGTAATGCGGAATTTACGTTCGATGATTTCTTGGAGCAGATGGATCAAGTGAAGAAGCTTGGACCTATCGACCAGATTCTTGACATGCTGCCTGGCATGAACAAAGCTAAGGGCATGAAGGATTTGAAGGTGGATGACAAGCAAATGGGACGCGTAGAGGCCATTGTGCATTCCATGACTAAGGCTGAGAAAACTCAGCCTGAGATCATCAATCACAACCGCCGTAAGCGTATTGCAACAGGCAGCGGTACTTCAGTTGCTGAAGTTAACCGACTCATCAAGCAGTTTGATGAGATGCGCAAGATGATGAAGCAGTTCTCCGGCATGATGGGCGGCGGAGGCGGCGGTAAAGGTGCCAAGAACGCCATGAAGCAGCTCAAAGGCATGGGCGGCAAAGGTATGAAGTTCCCTTTCCGTTGA
- a CDS encoding putative DNA-binding protein: MSQDNKLDKTNRINLLFAFYERLLTDKQQTFLKYYFHDDFSLGEIAAEFEISRQAVYEHIKRAEQVLENYEDKLGLLSKHESRSHYIDELRRLPEIGLLSEEYNIRFTEIIDRLQSLD; encoded by the coding sequence ATGAGTCAGGATAACAAGCTTGATAAAACAAACCGAATTAACTTGCTTTTTGCTTTCTACGAACGGCTGTTAACAGATAAGCAGCAGACGTTCCTTAAATATTACTTTCATGATGACTTCTCCTTGGGAGAAATTGCCGCTGAATTTGAAATTAGCCGTCAAGCTGTATATGAGCATATCAAACGGGCGGAGCAAGTGTTGGAGAACTACGAGGACAAGCTCGGTTTACTTAGTAAACATGAGAGTCGTAGTCACTATATAGATGAACTGCGCAGATTGCCGGAAATCGGACTGCTGTCAGAAGAATATAATATACGTTTCACAGAAATAATAGACCGTTTACAGAGCTTGGATTAA
- the trhA gene encoding PAQR family membrane homeostasis protein TrhA: MANTHTYSRKEEVANAVTHGIGAVLSVAALVILIVFASLKGTVWHVVSFSIYGTTMMLLYFNSTLVHSLNEGKAKDFFEFLDHSSIYLYIAGSYTPFLLVALRGTLGWSLFGIIWGIAIFGVLFKAYFVKKFLFMSTVFYIVMGWLIVIAWNPLSAVVAPEGMTLLMAGGILYTLGTIFYVWRGFPYHHAIWHLFVLGGSTIHFLAVFIYLLPIH, from the coding sequence ATGGCGAATACTCATACTTACAGCCGCAAGGAAGAAGTGGCAAATGCGGTAACCCATGGTATCGGAGCCGTATTAAGCGTCGCTGCACTTGTGATTTTAATTGTTTTTGCAAGCTTGAAGGGAACGGTCTGGCATGTGGTCAGCTTTTCCATTTACGGCACGACGATGATGCTTCTCTATTTCAATTCCACATTGGTGCATAGTTTGAATGAAGGTAAGGCAAAGGATTTTTTTGAATTTCTAGATCATTCTTCAATCTACCTATACATTGCCGGTTCGTATACACCTTTCTTACTTGTTGCGCTCCGTGGAACATTGGGCTGGAGTTTGTTTGGCATCATTTGGGGGATTGCCATCTTTGGAGTTTTATTTAAAGCCTATTTCGTTAAAAAATTCCTATTTATGTCCACCGTCTTTTACATCGTTATGGGCTGGCTAATCGTTATTGCCTGGAATCCACTTTCTGCTGTAGTCGCACCAGAAGGCATGACGCTGCTGATGGCAGGCGGGATTCTTTATACACTGGGTACGATCTTTTATGTATGGAGAGGCTTCCCATACCACCATGCGATCTGGCATCTATTTGTGCTTGGCGGAAGTACCATACACTTCTTGGCCGTCTTCATTTATTTGCTGCCAATCCATTGA
- a CDS encoding carboxypeptidase M32, whose amino-acid sequence MEQHVTEEWEKFSALLSKISGYNEAIGLLHWDLRTGAPRKGAEVRSRTVGMLSGESFRLETSAEMGRFTEFFSRPAIMNQLTDIQNKIVKDCRKEYERSKSIPPERYEEYAVLAAHTETMWEAAKENNDFASFEPFLSKIVDFKKEFIDYWGVKETRYDTLLDMYEPDLTVKKVDEVFSRLRSRLVPLVEAIAASPNKPDTEFLNRIFEKDQQEKFGLFILEQMGYDFDAGRLDESVHPFATGLNPGDVRITTNYLLDNVTSAVFSSLHEGGHALYEQNINKELVGTPLAQGASMGIHESQSRLWENMIGRSLPFWQRYFNDLQQHFPAQLVNVEVEDFYRAINNVSNSFIRIEADELTYNLHIIIRYEIEKLIFNEGLDVKDLPAVWNAKYQEYLGITPPTDSLGVLQDVHWSGGDFGYFASYSLGNMYAAQMLNTLRKELPEFDEWIAAGNLLPIKEWLTDKIYQYGQSLTPSQIIEQVTGEPLNPDYLADYLEKKYTELYKL is encoded by the coding sequence ATGGAACAACACGTAACGGAAGAGTGGGAGAAATTTAGCGCACTATTATCCAAAATCAGCGGATATAATGAGGCGATTGGTCTGCTGCATTGGGATTTGCGTACAGGTGCGCCGCGTAAGGGAGCCGAAGTTCGGTCCAGAACAGTAGGAATGCTGAGTGGAGAATCCTTCAGGCTGGAAACCTCGGCGGAAATGGGACGTTTTACAGAGTTTTTCAGCCGCCCGGCTATTATGAATCAATTGACCGATATCCAGAATAAAATCGTAAAGGATTGCCGTAAGGAGTACGAACGCAGCAAAAGCATCCCTCCTGAAAGATACGAGGAATACGCTGTGCTGGCCGCTCACACGGAGACGATGTGGGAAGCGGCGAAGGAAAATAATGATTTTGCCTCCTTTGAGCCTTTTTTAAGCAAGATTGTCGATTTCAAGAAAGAGTTTATTGATTATTGGGGTGTAAAAGAAACACGTTATGATACGTTGTTGGATATGTACGAGCCTGATCTTACAGTGAAAAAAGTAGATGAAGTGTTCAGCCGCCTGCGCAGCCGTCTTGTTCCTTTAGTGGAAGCGATCGCGGCATCTCCCAATAAACCGGACACAGAGTTTTTAAATCGTATATTTGAAAAGGATCAGCAGGAGAAATTCGGCCTGTTTATTCTGGAGCAGATGGGCTATGACTTTGATGCAGGGCGGCTGGACGAGAGTGTGCATCCGTTCGCCACTGGACTCAATCCTGGAGATGTCCGTATCACTACGAATTATTTACTAGATAACGTGACCAGCGCAGTATTTAGTTCTCTTCACGAAGGCGGACACGCGCTCTATGAGCAAAATATCAACAAAGAGCTCGTGGGAACACCTTTGGCTCAAGGAGCATCCATGGGTATTCACGAATCGCAGTCTAGACTTTGGGAGAATATGATTGGTCGCAGCCTTCCCTTCTGGCAGCGTTATTTCAACGATCTGCAGCAGCATTTCCCTGCCCAACTTGTTAATGTTGAAGTTGAAGATTTCTACCGCGCTATTAACAACGTATCGAATTCCTTTATTCGAATTGAAGCAGATGAGCTCACCTATAATTTGCACATTATTATTCGGTACGAGATCGAGAAGCTGATTTTTAATGAGGGACTTGATGTAAAAGACCTTCCTGCAGTGTGGAATGCGAAGTATCAAGAATATCTGGGAATTACACCGCCTACAGATAGCTTAGGTGTGCTGCAGGATGTACATTGGTCAGGTGGAGATTTCGGATATTTCGCCTCCTATTCACTCGGGAATATGTATGCCGCTCAAATGTTGAATACTCTCCGCAAGGAGCTTCCGGAGTTTGACGAGTGGATTGCAGCGGGGAACCTGCTTCCGATCAAAGAATGGCTTACAGACAAAATCTATCAGTACGGGCAAAGCCTGACGCCTTCACAAATCATTGAACAAGTGACCGGAGAGCCGTTGAACCCCGATTATCTGGCTGATTACTTGGAAAAGAAGTACACCGAACTGTATAAATTGTAG
- a CDS encoding beta-class carbonic anhydrase, translating to MSQLSKIMEFNQEFVEKKEYESYLTSRFPDKKILIITCMDTRLVELLPKAMNFKNGDVKIIKNAGAVISQPFGSVMRSVMVALYELDAEEVIVVGHYECGMASLNADKMINSIKDRGVSEQVLATLENSGIKLTKWLRGFDNVEDGVIQTVELIKQHPLLPPGIPVHGMIIDPATGALDLVTEGY from the coding sequence ATGAGTCAATTGTCTAAAATCATGGAGTTTAATCAGGAATTTGTAGAGAAAAAAGAATATGAATCCTACCTGACCAGTCGTTTTCCAGATAAAAAAATCCTCATAATTACCTGTATGGATACCCGTTTGGTAGAACTTCTGCCAAAGGCTATGAATTTCAAGAACGGTGACGTCAAAATCATTAAAAATGCCGGAGCCGTTATTTCCCAGCCTTTTGGCAGCGTTATGCGCAGTGTAATGGTTGCTTTGTATGAGCTGGATGCAGAAGAAGTGATCGTCGTGGGCCATTATGAGTGCGGTATGGCCTCCTTGAACGCTGACAAGATGATTAACTCCATCAAGGATCGCGGTGTTTCAGAACAAGTATTGGCTACCCTGGAAAACTCAGGAATTAAGCTGACGAAATGGCTGCGCGGGTTTGACAACGTGGAAGACGGGGTAATTCAAACTGTGGAGCTAATAAAACAACATCCATTACTTCCACCGGGCATACCTGTACACGGCATGATTATCGATCCGGCTACCGGAGCGCTTGATCTTGTCACTGAAGGGTACTAG